Genomic DNA from Pseudomonadota bacterium:
TCAAGCCGGCTTCTTTGGCGGCGCTCAAACCAAGCCGGGTGCCTGCTGCGGCAGGCTCCGAAAGTGCGGGGGTAATCCCGGTGCAGTGAAACCACGACGCCCCCGCCAGCATGGCCTTCCAGTCGAAGGAGCTCGGGTCCATGCGTGCGATCGCACTGGCGGCCCGATCGTAGATCACGCTCGAGGGACGCTGGGAGGCGCCCTTCTCCGCGAAGTAGATGCCCATGCGCTCGCCGCCACGCTGGATGAAACGGGTGTCGACGCCCAGCCCGCGCAGCTGATTGATGCAGGCTTGGGCCAGGTCGTTGTCTGGCAGAACGGTCACGAAGCGCGTTTCCAGACCCAGCTGCGCCAGCGCCACGGCAACGTTGGCCTCCGCCCCCCCGAACGTGAGCTCCAAAGACGCGGCCTGCGTGAAGCGCGTGTAACCCGGCGGCGACAGCCGCAGCATGACCTCTCCAAACGTGACGATGGTGCTCATGAACCGCTGCTCTCCTTGAATCTTTCGCTTCACCAAAAACCGCCAAAATCAAGCCTGGGCCTCGCGCTCGAGCGTCAGTCGCGTGAACTCGAGCAGATCGTCGAGCTTTTTATCGATGATGGCCTGCACGATGTCGAGATCGAGCTTGCGGTAGTCATGGACCGCGATGTTGCGAAACCCCACCATCGACCGGAGCGAACGCGCCAGTCGTTCTACTGGCCTCGCGCCGGCGGCGCCGCGAACTGCGACCCGAACGCGGACACCAACCCGCCCGCGCCGACCCCGCCAGACAACGACGAGCTCGGCGAGCCGGGGCAGGACTATCCCAACGCCTTCTGGGGCAAGGACCTGTCGGCAATGGCCACCACCCAGCGCAAGACCGGCCGCGTCTGGCCCCAGGGCGACCAGGACCATTTCAATATCACAGCCACGTGCCCCAATGACCACGACTACCTGCGCGCCCGCGTGGCGCTGCGCACCGAGGCCAAGGTGAACCTGGCACGGCACTTCGTGGAGTACTGCTGGTCGGACAACGGCATACACTGCAGTGCCGGCGGTCTGATCGCCAATCGGCTGTCGCGGACGCCGCAAGGCGGCGGGACCGACGAATTCGCCAACGTTCCGCTCGATGTATCGTGCATTTCCGGCGAGACAAGCCGTCTCAGCATCTGGGTCTGGGTTCCCGCGGGCACGGTCGG
This window encodes:
- a CDS encoding DUF86 domain-containing protein translates to MVGFRNIAVHDYRKLDLDIVQAIIDKKLDDLLEFTRLTLEREAQA